One Deltaproteobacteria bacterium genomic window carries:
- a CDS encoding ABC transporter substrate-binding protein, producing the protein MQHRRQTYRRIVSLTPSITETLFALGLGDRVIGVTDTCDYPVEASAKPHVTSWFDPDPERIRALGPDLILGLESVHQRLKPVLEQTVPGVEVILTMPTSVNEALEAIRTFGKLFHATDEAERLLAGLRQRLERVDAAVGRLPWTERLTVSRVLEWKGEELLVAGPHSFQYDVILRAGGRTVTSGISEAYPRVSMSRFLEWDPDVVFFCGYDRRFIPRLKEHPRWKQFKAVATNRVFMFDCNLTCRTGPRIVDMVELLYHTLYADGS; encoded by the coding sequence ATGCAACATCGCCGTCAAACCTATCGACGTATCGTGTCTCTGACGCCGTCCATCACGGAAACGTTGTTCGCCCTGGGACTCGGAGATCGGGTGATCGGCGTGACCGATACGTGTGACTATCCCGTGGAAGCTTCCGCGAAGCCTCACGTGACTTCCTGGTTCGATCCGGATCCGGAGCGAATCCGCGCTCTGGGGCCCGACCTGATCCTGGGCCTTGAATCCGTTCACCAACGGCTGAAACCGGTGTTGGAGCAGACCGTTCCCGGTGTGGAAGTAATACTGACGATGCCTACTTCCGTGAATGAAGCGCTCGAAGCCATACGAACGTTCGGGAAACTATTCCATGCGACGGACGAGGCCGAACGGCTGTTGGCCGGCCTGAGGCAACGCCTCGAACGGGTGGATGCGGCGGTCGGCCGCTTGCCATGGACGGAACGCCTCACTGTTTCGCGCGTTCTGGAGTGGAAGGGGGAGGAGCTGCTCGTGGCGGGCCCGCACTCCTTTCAGTACGACGTGATCCTCCGGGCGGGCGGGCGCACTGTCACCAGCGGGATTTCGGAGGCTTACCCCCGGGTTTCCATGTCTCGGTTCCTCGAATGGGATCCGGATGTGGTATTCTTCTGCGGCTACGACCGCCGATTCATACCCAGGCTGAAGGAACACCCTCGATGGAAGCAATTCAAAGCCGTCGCCACGAATCGGGTATTCATGTTCGACTGCAACCTGACCTGCAGGACCGGTCCCCGTATCGTGGATATGGTCGAGTTGCTCTACCACACGTTATACGCCGACGGCTCCTGA